Genomic DNA from Frondihabitans sp. PAMC 28766:
GCCGTCGCTCGCACCGGTCGTCACCCACTCCTCGACGACGTCGGCGAGCTGCTCGGGCGTGCCGGTGAACTCGAGGCCACCGGGCAGACCGGTGAGCTCTTCGGCGAGCTGTCGGAAGGTCTTACCGGTCTCGCGGGTGCGGCGCACGAGATCCTGCGCCCGGCTCGTGGGGTCGGCGCTGACCGCCTCGTCGCGGAGGGGCTGATCGGGGTCGATCTTGGTCTGGTCGAAGCCGGCGTTGTGCGCGAGGTTGCGCCAGCGGAATTCAGGATCGACGGCGTCTTCGAGGGCGGCGCGGGTCGCCTTCGCCTCGGTCTCCGTGGATCCGAGCACGAAAGCCACGCCCGGCAGCACGAGCACTTCCGACGCGTCACGCCCGTGCCGAGCGGCTGCGGCGTGCACCGTCGCGCGGAAGGCGCGAGCGGCCTCGGGCGAGCCCTGGGCAGTGAACACGAGGTCGGCCACCGACCCGGCGAGCTCGATGCCGGGGCCGGACGAGCCCGCCTGCGCGAATGCCGGGCGCCCCTGCGGCGACCGCGGCAGGGTGAGGGCGCCTGCCACGTCGAAGAAGCGGCCGTGGAAGTCGACGGGCCGGATCTTCTCCTGCGCGGCCCACACGCCGGCCTTCTGATCGAGGACGAGGGCGTCGGCGTCCCAGCTCTCCCAGAGGCGCGAGACCACGTCGACGAACTCGGCGGCGCGCGCGTAGCGGTCGTCGTGGTCGGGGTGCTGGGTGAGCCCGAAGTTGCGCGCGGC
This window encodes:
- a CDS encoding NtaA/DmoA family FMN-dependent monooxygenase (This protein belongs to a clade of FMN-dependent monooxygenases, within a broader family of flavin-dependent oxidoreductases, the luciferase-like monooxygenase (LMM) family, some of whose members use coenzyme F420 rather than FMN.); this translates as MTSKPQAHLTAFLAGIGYHESAWKLADPAQLTPKAGLETLTRAAQTAERGLLDAAFFADSPGLEPFRARYFPQLGFDPLELLAAIAPVTSHIGLVATASTTYSAPYDLARRLSTVDHLSGGRAGWNIVTTGYSGAARNFGLTQHPDHDDRYARAAEFVDVVSRLWESWDADALVLDQKAGVWAAQEKIRPVDFHGRFFDVAGALTLPRSPQGRPAFAQAGSSGPGIELAGSVADLVFTAQGSPEAARAFRATVHAAAARHGRDASEVLVLPGVAFVLGSTETEAKATRAALEDAVDPEFRWRNLAHNAGFDQTKIDPDQPLRDEAVSADPTSRAQDLVRRTRETGKTFRQLAEELTGLPGGLEFTGTPEQLADVVEEWVTTGASDGFTLQPTTLPDSLELFVDHVVPLLQQRGLHRTEYTETTLRGHLGVGRAAREEAVA